GGGCGGCTTCGACGAGTGCTTTCCTGCGATCGCTGAGGGACCTTTCCCGGACGCGCCCTGGCAGGGCGTTGCGATCCCGGACCATGGCGAGCTGTGGGGCCTTGGCTGGGAGTGTGAGCAGGAAGGCCCGCTGAGCCTTCGGATGGGCGTGGACGGGGTACGCTTTCCCTACCGCTTCGAGCGCCGCCTGATCCTCGATCCGAAAGAGGCCGTGCTGCGGCTGGACTATCGGGTCATCAACCGCGCGCCGTTTCCCTTTCCCTTCATCTGGAGCTCACACCCGCTCCTTGCGATCTCACCCGGGATGCGCCTGCTCGTGCCGGATGAGACCTCCTTGCGGGTGTTCGGCGCCTCGGAATCAGGCCTTGGCGAGCGCGGGACCCCCATGCGCTGGCCGTTCCTGCAGCACCTGGACCTGAGCACCATGCCGGGGCCCGAGGCGGGCTACGCCGTCAAGCTGTTCGGACAAGCCCCTGCGCGCGGCTGGGTCGGGCTGCACGACCCGAAGACCCGCACCACCCTGCGCTTCGAGTACGATCCGCAGAGCATTACGCACCTGGGCCTCTGGCTCAACATGGGTGGCTGGTCGCCTTTCGAGGACCAAGCCCCCTACTTCAACTTGGGCCTCGAGCCCTGCATCGGCGCTGGTGACGACCTGGAACTCGCGGTGCGGCAGTACCGCGAGCATGGGGTGATCCCGCCGATGGGGGAACGCGCCTGGAGCATGACCCTACGCTTGGTCGAGGAGATCCTGGCATGACCTGGAAAGTGTTGATGGGCGGGAGCGTCGTGACCCCCGCGGGCCTGCATGAGGGGGCCGAGGTCCTGATTGAGGGCGATCGCATCCGGGAGGTGGGCCACGATCTCGCCCGCCCCGAGGGCGTCGAGGTCCTGGACGTGCGAGGGGCCTTGATCGCCCCCGGCTTCATCGATGCCCACATCCACGGTGGCCTCGAATTCGACACCATGGACGCCTCGCTCGAGGCCCTTTCGGAAATCTCGGGGCACCTCGCCCACCATGGGGTGACGAGCTGGTTGCCGACCACCGTGGCCTGCGAGGCCTCGCTGCTCGATCGCATCCTTTCGGCCGTCGCCGAGGCCCGTGACGGCGCGCCGCAGGGGGCGCGGATCCTGGGCGCGCACCTGGAGAGCAATTTCCTCTCGCCCAAGTACAAGGGGGCCCAGCCCGCCGAGTGTCTGCGCCCCGTCGGGGACCAAGAGCTGCGCGCGGTCCTGGCGCGGCATGCCTCGACCATCCGCCTGTTGACCCTCGCCCCCGAGCTCGATGGGGCCGACGGCCTGATCCGGGAGCTGGTCGCGCAGGGCGTCGTCGTCTCGGTGGGCCACTCGGATGCGACCTACGCGCAGGTGCTCTCGGCGGTGGACGCTGGTAGCACGCGGGTGACCCATCTTTGCAACGCTCAGCGCGGCTTCCACCATCGGGAGCCGGGGGTATTGGGGGCGGGCCTCGTCTGCGATGCTCTGTTTACCGAGGTCATCGCGGACCTCGAACACGTCCACCCGGCGGGCCTGACCATCGCCTACCGCTGCAAGGGCTCCGAGCGGCTGATGCTCGTGTCGGACGCGGTCCGGGGGACGGGCCTGCCGCCCGGGGAGTACGAACTGGGGGGGCAGACGACCTTCCTCGACGGCCACACCTCACGCTTTGCGGATGGTACCATCGCAGGCTCGGTCATCACCCTGGATCGCGCCGTGCGCAACATGGTCCAAATGGTGAAGGTGCCCCTGCACGAGGCCATCGCCATGGCAAGCGACGTGCCCGCGCGCTCGCTGGGCCTCTCCCACCTGGGCCGGGTTGCCCCGGGCTATCTCGCGGATCTCGTCCTGTTGTCGCACGACCTGGACGTCCGGGCCACCTTCGTGGGGGGCCGGCTCGTCCATCAGGCCTGAAGAGGAGGCGCCCCATGAGCGAGCTGCTCGACTACCAGATCGCCCGGGTCCACGCCGCGTTCGTCGACCGGTTCGGCGATGCGCCCGAGTGGATGGTGCGCGCCCCCGGTCGGGTCAACCTGATCGGCGAGCACACCGACTACAACGAGGGCTTCGTCTTCCCGGTGGCCATCGACCGCGAGGTCGTGATCGCCGCGCGGCGCCGAGACGACCGGACGGTGCGCCTCTACGCCAACAACTTGCAGCAGGCCGACACCTTCTCCCTGGAGGCGATCGCCGAGGTCCCGAAAGCACCCGGGGCGCCGACCTGGAGCAACTACCTGCGCGGGGTCTTCAGCGTACTGCTCGAAGCGGGCCACCCTCTGGGCGGGCTGGAGCTGGTCTTCGAGGGCAATGTTCCGCTCGGCGCGGGCCTCAGCTCCAGCGCGGCCTTGGAAGTCGCGACGGGCACCCTGCTCGATCGCTGCTTCGACTTGGGCCTTGGAGGGCGTGCGATCGCGCTCTTCGGGCAGAAGGCGGAGAACGAGTTCGTCGGGGTCCAGTGCGGCATCATGGACCAGTTCATCTCGGCGCTCGGCAAGCAGGATCACGCCCTCTTCCTCGATTGCCGTTCGCTCGACTACCGTAACGTCCCGCTGCACCTGGATGCCGCGGACCTCGCCATCGCGATCGTCGATTCGGGCGTCAAGCGCGGGCTGGTGGACTCCCAGTTCAACGCGCGCCGTGCGGAGTGCCGCACGGCGGTTGTGCATTTGGCCGAGCTGCTCGAACGGCCTGAGCTTTCGAGCCTGCGCGACGTGGACGAGGCTGCCTTTTTATCGGTCGCTGAGCGCCTTTCCGACCTCATCCGCCGACGGGCGCGCCACGTCATCACCGAGAACGCGCGGGTGCAAGCGAGCGTGGAGGCCCTCGAAGCCGGTGACTTCGCCGCCTTCGGCGCCCAGATGAATCGCTCGCACCAGAGCTTGAAGGACGACTACGAGGTCTCGACCCCGGAGCTCGATCGCCTGGTCGAACTGGCGCAGGCCGTGCCCGGGGTGCTGGGCGCCCGGCTCACCGGTGCGGGCTTCGGCGGCTGCATCGTGAGCCTGGTGGCGCGGCCTGCGCTCGAGGCTTTCGAGCGCGAGGTGTGCGAGCGGTATCAGGCGGAGACGGGGCGCGTGGCCACGCTGCTCGTGACGCCCGCGGCAGAGGGAGTAGGCCTTATTGAGGCTCCCACTCAAGCCGAGGGCCTCAAGCGTCGATAATAGGGATGAACCGCCAAAGGGGCGGCTTGACTGAGGAGGAGCGCAGATGCTGGGTGGGCTGACCAATTGCCTCGAATGCGGCAAGACTTTCAGCGATCAGATGTCTCGCGGCCTTTGCCCCACTTGCTTTGGGCAGAAGGTCTTCAAGAAGCAGAAGCCCGCGCCCGTCGAGACCGTCGAGGAGGAGCCGATCACCGGCAGCCGGATGGGCCTCTCGCGCCCCATCCACGAGCTGCGCTGCGACCAGTACGCCGATCGCGGTCGCGCCCACGATTCGACGACCCGACGCGGCAAGTCGAGTTTCTGGTAGCGCGCTCGCCTGCCCATCGAGAGCTCCCCGGTGTCGGGGGGCTCTTTCGCTGGGGGCTTCTCTCATTCGACTGGTGACTTCCGCCGAGCGATCGCACAGACTCGACCCCGGGCATCGAACAGGGGGAGGTGAGCGATGAGCACGGTGATGAACATTGACCAGCTCTACACGGTCTTGGGTGAGGACGATTCCCTGACCATGCTGGCCTTGTCCGACGGCGAGGCCCTGGGGGTTCTCTTCACCAGCGTCGATCGCGCCCGGGACTTCGTGAACGCCTACGACCTCGCGCCCGCGGACATCGTGGAGCTGGTGACCCCGGAAGAGTTCGTGGGGATCGCCGCCTCCTACGACTCGATCGACGTGCACGAGGCGGTGCTCGACCCGTCCACCGACGGCGGGCTCACGGACGAGCTGGTGCTCAACTTCCGTGACGTGCTCGCCCTGGGCGACCAGAGCTTCATGCCCCCGTCGTAGCTTCCTCGAGGATCATCAGGAGGGTCTGGGCCTCTTGCTTGGCCGCTGCCGCGTCATTGCGCTCGGCAGCGGCGATGCCGCGTCCCAGGTGCGCCATGAAGTCGTTAGGATTCTCGCGCAGCACGGCGTCGAGTTCGTGTTCGGCTTCCTGGAGGCGCCCGTTGCGCCCGTGGAGCCAGGCCAGGTTCTGGTGAGCCTCGCTCCAGCCGAGTCTGAGGGTGAGGGCTTCCTCGAAGGCGGCAACGGCTTCCGCATCACGGCCGAGCGCGGCAAGGGCGCTCCCGCGCCCGAAGGGCACGAGCCCGTCATGCGCTCCTTCGAGGCGCTCGTAGTGCGCGAGGGCGTCTTCGGGGCGATCCGCCGCAAGCAGCGCATTGGCGAGGTTCAGGCGGGTCGCCGCATCGGCAGGGTGCGCGCCGAGTG
This genomic window from bacterium contains:
- a CDS encoding galactokinase; this encodes MSELLDYQIARVHAAFVDRFGDAPEWMVRAPGRVNLIGEHTDYNEGFVFPVAIDREVVIAARRRDDRTVRLYANNLQQADTFSLEAIAEVPKAPGAPTWSNYLRGVFSVLLEAGHPLGGLELVFEGNVPLGAGLSSSAALEVATGTLLDRCFDLGLGGRAIALFGQKAENEFVGVQCGIMDQFISALGKQDHALFLDCRSLDYRNVPLHLDAADLAIAIVDSGVKRGLVDSQFNARRAECRTAVVHLAELLERPELSSLRDVDEAAFLSVAERLSDLIRRRARHVITENARVQASVEALEAGDFAAFGAQMNRSHQSLKDDYEVSTPELDRLVELAQAVPGVLGARLTGAGFGGCIVSLVARPALEAFEREVCERYQAETGRVATLLVTPAAEGVGLIEAPTQAEGLKRR
- the nagA gene encoding N-acetylglucosamine-6-phosphate deacetylase, which produces MTWKVLMGGSVVTPAGLHEGAEVLIEGDRIREVGHDLARPEGVEVLDVRGALIAPGFIDAHIHGGLEFDTMDASLEALSEISGHLAHHGVTSWLPTTVACEASLLDRILSAVAEARDGAPQGARILGAHLESNFLSPKYKGAQPAECLRPVGDQELRAVLARHASTIRLLTLAPELDGADGLIRELVAQGVVVSVGHSDATYAQVLSAVDAGSTRVTHLCNAQRGFHHREPGVLGAGLVCDALFTEVIADLEHVHPAGLTIAYRCKGSERLMLVSDAVRGTGLPPGEYELGGQTTFLDGHTSRFADGTIAGSVITLDRAVRNMVQMVKVPLHEAIAMASDVPARSLGLSHLGRVAPGYLADLVLLSHDLDVRATFVGGRLVHQA